A window of Pararhodobacter sp. genomic DNA:
ATCCTGTTCTCGCAAACGGCCCCCACCTATCTGGCGCTTTTGTCGGTGGCGGTGATGGCCTATGTTCTGGCGCGCACACCGCTGGGGATCGCCATTCGCATGACCGGGGAAAACCCCCACGCCGTCGAGGCGCAGGGTGTGAACCCGGTGCATATCCGCATTGGCGCGGTGGTTGCCGGGTCGGCCCTGATGGGCGTGGGTGGCGCATTCCTGACCACCGCCGCCTTCAACAGCTTTTTTCCTCATATGGTGCAGGGGCGCGGCTGGATTTGCATAGCACTGGTGGTTTTCGCGTCCTGGCGACCCGGCAAAGCCTTGCTGGGTGCGCTCTTGTTCGCGTTTTTCGATGCCTATCAGCTGCGCCTGCAAACCGTGATTGACGATGTGCCCTATCAACTGTTCCTGATGGCGCCCTATGTGTTGTCCATCGTGGCGCTGATTCTGGTGGCCCGGCGCGCCGAGGTTCCGGCGGCGCTGATGATCCCGTATCGGCGCGGCGAGCGATGACACTCGACCGATGATACCCGGGGTTGCGGGGGGTTTTATGCGCGTGATCTTCTTGATTGTGATCTGCCTGACCGGCGGCGCGGCCCTGGCGGATCATGAATTGCTGGGCCGGGATATCGAGCACGGGCAGGGGCTCTATGCCGCGCAGTGTGCGTCCTGCCACGGCCTTGCGCTAGAGGGGCAGCCCGATTGGCAAACGCCGGGCGCGGATGGCGTGCTGCCCGCGCCGCCCCATGACGACACCGGCCATACCTGGCACCACGACAACGGCCTGTTGTTTGACTACACCAAACAGGGCGGCGCCGCGGCTCTGGAACAACGCGGCGTGGTCGGATTTGCCAGCGGAATGCCCGCCTTCGCCGGAACCCTCTCGGATGACGAGATCTGGGATGTGCTGGCCTATATTCGCGCAACCTGGTCGCCGCAATTTCAAGACTATCAGGCCGACAGGAACCCCGCGCACAACGCGACGTCTGACCGCTGATCACCCGCCACGCGTGCCCACGGACGGCGGCACATCCACCCCGCCAGTCAAAGCCTGCGCAACGCCGCGATCCAGCCCCGCCCCGCCGCATCGCGCCTGAACCGAAGGGTGCATTCGTCGCCATGAGCGGATTTGGCCGCAAATGCGCAGCCCGCGACGCCAGAATCAGGGTTGATCCCCCTTCGCGCGCCAACTACTAAGACGCTGAAATTATCAGGCCGCCGTCCGGGCGGCCTGTCAGCATATGCGAGGAACACGATGCAAGTCACCGAGACCCTGAACGACGGCCTGAAGCGTGGCTACACGATCACCATTGCGAACTCTGATCTGGAGGCGAAGGTGGACGCGAAGCTGCGCGAGGCACAGCCCGAGGTGGAAATCAAAGGGTTCCGCAAAGGCAAAGTGCCAATGGCCATGCTGAAAAAGCAGTTCGGTCAGCGCATGATCGGCGAAGCCATGCAGGAAGCCGTTGACGGTGCCATGCAGTCGCATTTCGAGGAAACCGGTGCGCGCCCTGCGGGCCAGCCAAAGGTCGAAATGAAGAACGGCGAGACCTGGAAAGAGGGCGACGATGTCGTCGTCGAGATGTCCTACGAGGCGCTCCCCGAGATCGCCACGCCTGATTTCAGCGCCATCACGCTGGAGCGTCTGGTGGTAAAGGCCGATGAGGCCGCCGTTGCCGAGGCCTTGGACAATCTGGCCAAGCAAGCGCAGGATTTCGCCGAGAAAGACGGCGTCGCCGAGAACGGCGATCAGGTTGT
This region includes:
- a CDS encoding ABC transporter permease, with the translated sequence MEALELLLNTNLWAAVLRIATPLIFGVLGVLLCDRAGVLNLGIEGIMTMGAMSGWLTVYMGGDLWMGLAVAALAGGLMGLLHAGLTVPLGLSQHVSGLGITLFASALSYYLYRLIVEVGSLPPTIEPFRPLDIPVLSDLPILGPILFSQTAPTYLALLSVAVMAYVLARTPLGIAIRMTGENPHAVEAQGVNPVHIRIGAVVAGSALMGVGGAFLTTAAFNSFFPHMVQGRGWICIALVVFASWRPGKALLGALLFAFFDAYQLRLQTVIDDVPYQLFLMAPYVLSIVALILVARRAEVPAALMIPYRRGER
- a CDS encoding cytochrome c; translation: MRVIFLIVICLTGGAALADHELLGRDIEHGQGLYAAQCASCHGLALEGQPDWQTPGADGVLPAPPHDDTGHTWHHDNGLLFDYTKQGGAAALEQRGVVGFASGMPAFAGTLSDDEIWDVLAYIRATWSPQFQDYQADRNPAHNATSDR